From the genome of Cryptococcus neoformans var. grubii H99 chromosome 11, complete sequence:
GAAGTGACTGTGGTAAACAGGGTCATACCTGACGATGGTGGTATACAGCCTATCAAAGTATCAGCAAGCTTCTTTCCGCTTTTACAAAAAATCTACTGACCTCACGTCGGCTTCTGTTAATCTTCCACCAACAAGGAATTCCCTGCCGTCACTAAGTCGCTCGTTGATCCTCTCCAATGCCTTGCCCAAAGGAATTACAGCCTTTTCATACGCCTCTTGTGTAGTCGCAAACCCAGTCTTGTACACGCCATTGTTGATATCGTGGTACACCCATTCATTCAGTTCGTCAATCTCCCCCCTCAGCTCTTCCGGGTAAAGGTCGAGatccttgccttttccctcGGGGAGCAACTCATTGAAAGCGCTGTTGAAGAATCTGATGACTTCGCTAGACTCATTATTCACAATAGTACCCGTTATTTTGTCCCAGACGACAGGGACTGTGAAACGGGCATTGTAGTCGGGATTGGCCTTGTAGTAGATTTTGGAAAGGTGGGAGAAACCAAAGAGGTGATCTTGAGTCGCACCGGGGAAAGAGGTATCCGGGTGCTCGGAGACGGGAGCAGGGTGGGCGGCGGCTTCAGGGGTGACAAAGTGCCATCCGCCTTCGTGTAAGTGGGGGTGGACAATAGAGATGTCTGCAAAGTAAGTTTAGCTAGTTTGCATAGatgaaaaataaaaaattAAAACGGACCAATAAAGTCCTCGAGGCCCTTCAGGCGGCGAACAATGAGAGATCTATGGGCCCAGGGGCAACCGAAAGCGACATAAAGATGGTACCGCCCTTAAGATGGTTATTAGCGCGATCTATACTTAAATGAAAGTGGCTGCCATACCCTTCTCTGGAGGAAACTGCCCGCCGGGCTGAATTGCGTCACGGAAGGAGCTGACCTGGCGGTTGAAATTGCCTTTCTCATCCGCATTGTTGTGGATCCTGTTTGCGCTTGTGGGCATAATGGATAGAGTGAGTAATGTATTTGCATTGGGTGACAGTACTTGCCCGCCAATGCATGTATATATACGAGTCGCTAGCACTCATGACGTGGTTCGCCATTCCGACGGATCTCCTCCTGCAAAATGCATCCTTGCAACAACAACATTTCCCACCGATTTGTCACTCGACGTGCCTCGCAGTCGGCATACGTAATAACACGTTTTCCTCTATGGAAATCTCGTTTTATCGTTGTCCCGATCTCTGTCCGTTCAACCACCTCCAGCGGCGTTATCTGGAATAAAATGTGTTACGTAATACATGAATGGCGCCATTAATGTCCCTGAGgttcatttttttcttccgcGGTTCGCCGGCTTGCACCCCCCCAATtatttctttcctttcttcttccttcttctctctccttcaaccttcctttttctttccttctctcccctATCCATCCACAAAACATCCAAAATGGTCAAGTCCGCTGTCCTTGGTTACCCCCGTATCGGTGTCAACCGTGCCATGAAGAAGGTCAGTGACACTCCCATCGCCAAATTACCACCAGTGCTTTGATCGCTGTAAAACAGCTGAAAAACAGATCGGTGCTGACATCCATTTGCGCAGGCCATTGAGGCTTACTGGGCCGGCAAGATCTCCGCTGAGGAGCTCCAGACGACCGCCAAGAACGTCAGGAAGCAGCGATGGGAGTCCATCAAGAACGCTGGTGTTGACACCATCCCTTCGTAAGTATTGAAATCCTATATCTCTGTCAGCTAAGTGCTAATCTTTCAATTCAGTGGTGAATTCACTCTTTACGACCACCTCCTCGACCACTCCTTCAACTTCGGTGTCATTCCCGAGCGATATGTTGCTCAGAAGCTTGACCCCCTCGACACTTACTTTGGTAAGTTGTGATGTACAATCCGGTCAACTTGATGTACATGCTAATATCCATACAGCTATGGGCCGAGGGCGACAGGACAGGTCTAAGGGCATTGACGTTGTTGCCTGCGAAATGGGCAAGTTGTAAGTGACGATTTTCGAACGTGCCTGGAGCACCAAACATGGCACGTTTATTAACAATTTGGCAGCTTCGACTCCAACTACCACATTGTCAAGGTCGACCACTCCCCCGAGACCGAgttcaagctcaacaacaaccagGCTCTCTCTGAATACAAGGAGGCCAAGGAGCTCGGCATCACCACCCGACCTGTTCTTTTCGGCCCCATCACTTACCTCTCCCTCGTCCGAAAGGCCAACTCCGCCCCCGCTGAGTTCCAGCCCCTCGACCTCCTTGACAAGCTTATCCCTGTCTACAAGGAGCTCCTCTCTCAGCTCAAGGAGGCTGGTGTTGAGGAGGTTCAGCTCGACGAGCCCATCCTCGTGATGGACAAGGCCGAGTCCCAGGCTGAGCTCTTCAAGAAGACCTACGAGGCTCTTGCTCCCGTTGCCCCCAAGATCACCGTCACCTCTGCCTACGGCCGAGTTGGCAAGTCCATTGAGTTCCTCAAGGACCTCCCCGTCTTCGCTCTCCACCTCGACCTCGACCGTGAGCCCAAGCAGCTCGAGGAGGTTGTTGCCGCCATCAAGCCCACCAAGCTCCACCTCGAGCTCGGTGTCGTTTCTGGCCGAAACATCTGGAAGAACGACCTCAAGGCTTCCAAGGCCCTCGCCGAGAAGGCCATCGCTGAGCTCGGTGCTGACCGTGTCTCTGtttccacctcttcttctcttctccacacCCCCATCTCCGTCAAGGTTGAGAACAAGCTTACTGCTGAGCAGCTGAGCTGGCTCTCTTTCGCCGAGGAGAAGTGTGAGGAGGTTGCTGTCCTTGCCCAGGCTCTTAACGGTACCGAGGGTGCTATCTTTGAGCAGAACACCAAGGACATTGCTGCCCGACGAGAGTTCGAGCGAACCTCTGACTCTGCTGTCCGTGACCGAGTTGCTGCCATCACCGAGGAGCAGCTCAAGCGAAAGTCTCCTTTCCCTGCCCGTCGTGAGGCCCAGAAGAAGCACCTCAACCTCCCCAAGttccccaccaccaccatcgGTTCTTTCCCCCAGACCAAGGAAATCCGAGTTGCCCGTGCCAAGTTCAGCAAGGGTGAGATCACCCAGGAGGAGTACGAGAAGGCTATGGAGAACGAGATTAAGGCTGTCGTTGACTTCCAGGAGAAGTGCGGTCTTGacctcctcgtccacgGCGAGCCTGAGCGAAACGACATGGTTCAATACTTTGGCGAGCAGCTCAACGgtttcatcttcactcaGCTCGGTTGGGTTCAGTCTTACGGTTCCCGATACGTCCGACCCCCTATCGTTGTCTCTGACGTTTCCCGACCTACTCCCATGACCGTCAAGTGGTCTTCTTACGCTCAGAGCCTCACTGAGAAGCCCATGAAGGGTATGCTTACTGGTCCCGTTACCGTAAGTTTGATCATGTTATGTTTATGATTTTGAATGCTAATTGTTTCCCCAGATCCTTAACTGGTCTTTCCCCCGAGCCGATGTCTCCAAGGAGATCCAGTCTAAGCAGCTCGCTCTTGCCCTCCGAGACGAGGTCGTTGACCTCGCCAAGGCCGGTATCAAGGCCATCCAGGTCGACGAGCCTGCTATCCGAGAGGGTCTTCCTCTCCGAAAGGCCGACTGGGACAACTACCTCACCTGGGCCGTTGACTCTTTCCGACTCTCCACCTCTGGTGTTGAGGACGACATCCAGGTCCACTCCCACTTCTGTTACTCTGACTTTGGAGACATCTTCCCCTCTATCCAGCGACTTGACGCCGATGGTAAGTATTTCTGTTTTTCGTTTCATAAATCATTTCTTGCTGACTTGTTCTATTAGTCATCTCCATCGAGGCTTCCAAGGCTGacctcaagctccttgaTGTCTTCAAGTCTTACGGCTACTCCAACGAGATCGGCCCTGGTGTCTACGACATCCACTCTCCTCGTGTTCCCGGAGAGCAGGAGATCAAGGACCGAATTGCCGCCATGGTCAAGGTTCTCCCCGCCGACCTCATGGTCGTCAACCCCGACTGTGGTCTCAAGACCCGAGGCTGGAAGGAGACTGAGGAGTCCCTCGCCAACCTCGTCGCTGCTGCCAAGTGGGCCCGTGAGACCTACGCTTAAGCGTTATCTCCTGTCTCTTTCTCCGCATTTCCCCCCCTCATATCCTCTAGCATAATAGCATGAGCTTCAACACTCTGTTTTCAtccattctcattctctatatttttctcttttcaaAACCCAAATGATTATTTCCCATCATTGTGTGTTATACCCAGTTTAGGTTTCTGTTATCAAAACTTTTGTCATTATAGGTGCAGCTTTTGGGGTTTTAGGGCGGCGGAAGATGTTTTGAGCAAAAAACGTATTTGTAGTGTAGAAAGTCAGAAGAAAGATCAAAATGAAGTCTGTTCAACCGGCACATCCCATGTTCTTTTTGTCCACCCAGCAAGTCATACGAGAACAGATTGAGTCCCAGTCATAAAAGGGCAGTTGTTTTGTTGTTATAATACGGCAGGtgacgcgacgcgtttcTTATGACCGATTCGACCGACGTTTTCTATTCTCCATCCCCAACTTTAGCTGTGTCTTTCAATTAATTCATATTGAAATCTACGCACAAATCACTAACCTCTTCTATCTTCTTGTATGCCCGCCCGCAGTATGCGACCGAGATAATGTCATTTGCCTCTTTCCCCATAGAAACTCTCGACTTGCCGAACAACTTTCGCGAAGCTGCTCTCAAAGGTATACATACATCTATCTCTCCCCTGTCGCGGGCTAATATCATCCTTTCTGTACATAGCGAACCTGACGACgtccaccatcctcttaTCACCAATACCAAAACTGACAGAGCTGCTGAAATGCAAAATCCCATTCGCGCAAGACCTCGTGAAAGCCGTCTCGCAAGCGCTTGCTCCGCAGCCTGTCACGGTGGACGTTTTATTTGACGATGATTACGGTCAAGGAGCGTGTGAgagggggggaggggaggaggtggctgggagagggaaggggaagtgGATATCGACTGGTGATAAAGGGTTGGATGAGTGTCTTGGAGGTGGTTTGAGGCGGGGCTGTCTGTATGAGATTGCTGGAGAGAGGTATGGCCAAACTCTTTTTTTGGGGGGTATTTTGCTGACGTTTAGATGGACGGTTATCATAGTGCGGCGGGCAAATCCCACTTTGCATTGACTCTTGCCCTTTGCTGCCAGCTATCATCACTCACTTCATCCCCTGGCGGCTCTCTTATCCTTACATCCGAACGAGAACTCTCCACTGATCGACTGATCCAGCTGGGAGAACCTCTGTTGGCCGTCCACGAGCCGCCGGGGGCAAAAGGACATGTCGAGGGAGAGACGGATCCTCGCGTCAAGGGTTTACTGGACAATATCCTGTCAAACCGAGTCGGTGATATCGATTCGCTTGAACATGCGCTGAGCTATGTGATCCCCGCACTCCTCGAATCCCGGCTCAAAGCgtcgtcttcgtcatcatcgtcgctCAAACCTATAAggctcatcatcctcgacTCTCTCGCTGCCTTATTACGCGGCGGCACCacatcttccccctctACAAGACCTGCAGCCACCTCGTCTTCCACCCTGACCGAACGGTCCAAACATTTATGTATAGTGGCGGATCTGCTCAAGGCGCTGGCGGCGCGGTATGATTTGGCGGTTGTGGTGATCAACCAAGTATCCGATGTTTTCCCgcgacaacaacaacaacgatCGTCTTTGTCGTATAGTTCACCTTTGATGGTGGCTGGTACGCCTCCTAGTAGTGCTGCTTGGGACCAGACTGAGCCGTTTGGGCCTGGTATGGCTCAAGTTCAACCTCAACACCACACAAGTGCAAGTGGGGGTGATCCCCCGATGCTTTACGCGAGTCAGGCACGCTGGTTTTCCGGTCAAAGCGATGTGTTGAACAAGGAAGCTAGTTTGGGCATCGTATGGGCAAACGCGGTCAATGTACGGATTATGCTGTCAAGGACtggcaggaggaggatgttggATCAAAATGATCTACGGCCGGTGAAACGACGGCGgcatgaagatgaagaaggagaaggagaacagggggggagggggaagggCATCGAAATGGACAATGTAAAGCCGACACTCATCAGGCGGATGCACGTCGTCTTCTCCCCCTTTTGCCCAAGCGGCACGGTCGACTACGCCATCACCCCGAGCGGGATCCATTCCCTACCAGGCAGCTATGAGCGAATTAATATTGTGGAGAATATGCGGAAAGTATGGAAGAGTGGGAGGGGGGGTATgcaaggggaaggggaaggggaagcgGTGTCGGGGGTCATGGCGGGTAgtggggaggaaggtgggGGTGGGGGTGGGGGTGGGGATTATGGGGAATTACCGGCAGAGTATTGGGATGCGGTGATCGCTGAAGAGACTATGGCTGCTGAGCCGTCTGTGATGGAAGAGACGGATGTCGTTGGTGAAGCGGATGTGGTGGAAGAATGTTTCAGTAATGAGAAATAGTTTTATGGTCTTGACATGGGGTGCTTTGTATTTGCTACTTTGATGTAATAACTTGACACGGCTTCACGTATTCATCTGATAGATACAGcattgaaaaaaagaaaaaaaggtttAATCCATAAAGTCTCATGCCTCGGGCTCTGTGGGTTTCCCACCGGTTGCAATTCCACTACCCGCATTGGTACCTTGAACAGCGATACTTGTCCCCTTGAAGGCAGAGGCAGCAGACGACCCAACATTGGCGCCCGATTGACCGATATCTACCGCCGCACAAGCGTATCAGCCTGGAAAACATATATATTTACTTTACACACCTTGAGCGACACCCTCTGCCTCTTTCCCAAAGTTGTGCTCTACGGCTTCATGAGAGTTCTTACTGATAGCTCCCCCCACCGTACTCGCGGCTTCCACGACACCCTTGGCCGCGAACCCGACTTGCTCCCATCCGTCTTCTGCCATTTTCCTAAAGTCTgatttctcctcttccttggcgGGTCGACCACCAGGTCTGAGGCTATCGGGAAGGTACGATGCGGCGGCGGAACCGCCGGCGTGGACAGTGTTGCCGATGACGGTGGACGCAGCTTCGGCTTTGGTGGAGAGGGTGTCAGTGGTTTCTTTGGCGGAGCGGGCGGCGTTGGCGGTGGTTTCGGAAGGTGGAGCGGGGTGCTCGGGGTCGGTACTCGCGACATGTCTACGTTGCGTTTTATGTTAGCTGGCAAAAGAGAGGGTACGACGAGCCTTAAGACATACCGATCGGTGTACTCGTGAATCCGACTGGCCAGAGCGTGCCCTGCACCGATTATAGTCTGCGCGAACGACTCGCCCCAGCCTGCCTTGGGCTCTCCCCCCGTTTCCCACTCGTCGTCTACAAAGAGCGTCCTCTCGTCCCATACATTGTGCATGCGGAGATGGGCCTCGAATGAGCGGAGTGCCGCTTCGGTCGCTTCCCACTGTTCAGGACTTGTGCTGTGCTGTGTGGTGAGCCGCACCTGGCCGACGGGCTTGCTGCCGTCTGGGGCGGGGGGCGCTGGGCTGAATGAGTACCAGGGATGCTCGTCCTTGGCGCGCAGTTTCTGGAGGGGGAGTTTgggggagagggggaaggaggaggcgcCGACGGAGAGGGTGAGTGTGGcgggggggaggaggacgagggtGAGCGTGCCGCTggagagggggagggggggggCCGCGGGGGCGGGCACGTGGAACACCGCGCAGTTTGGGATTTCTATAAGCGTGGTCATTgggcggggggggggagaCTATaagggggaagagaacGGGGGGAGAAATATAAAGGGGGAACAGGGGGGATGACGTCACGCACACCGCTGATCAAGGTTACCCACATCCCCCGCAATCTCACATACCCACCTCCATGTTCGCACGCCAGCTCGTCCCCGCCGTATCCACAGCACACATCGCCAGGTTCGCCCCTCTACTCCCACACTGCCGCACAATGAGCACAGAGAACAAGGACATCACCAGCTGGGCCAGCAAGGACGGCTCTTTCAAGCGACAGGCCAGCTCGTTCAGAGACTTTATCGAGCCCGGAGGCAAGTTTGCCCCAGAGAAGGGTACGTCTGGTTGCAAAAAAGGGTAACGCGTGGGTGCTGATGCAGTCGGCCGCAGGACGGTACCATCTCTATGTCAGCTTGGCATGTCCGTGGGCACACAGGACTTTGATCGTCCGAAAGCTCAAGGGTCTCGAAGACTTTCTCGGTACGTTTGACCATCACTATAAGAACCTCGACTAGCCGCTGAGTATCTCCCCAAAGACGTCTCTGTCGTCCACCCACACATGCTCGAGGGCGGATGGCACTTTGTCCCCAAAGACAAGGCCTCTGCCAAACCCGCTCCCGCCTCCGCCCACGATAACGACACCTTTCCCAACGCCACCTCTGACCCCCTCTTCGGCGTCTCCCACCTCCGTGACCTCTACTTCAAAGCCCAGCCCGACTACTCTGCCCGATTCACCGTACCCGTCGTTTGGGATAAAAAGGAAAACACCATCGTCAACAACGAATCGAGCGAGA
Proteins encoded in this window:
- a CDS encoding glutathione S-transferase, coding for MPTSANRIHNNADEKGNFNRQVSSFRDAIQPGGQFPPEKGRYHLYVAFGCPWAHRSLIVRRLKGLEDFIDISIVHPHLHEGGWHFVTPEAAAHPAPVSEHPDTSFPGATQDHLFGFSHLSKIYYKANPDYNARFTVPVVWDKITGTIVNNESSEVIRFFNSAFNELLPEGKGKDLDLYPEELRGEIDELNEWVYHDINNGVYKTGFATTQEAYEKAVIPLGKALERINERLSDGREFLVGGRLTEADVRLYTTIVRYDPVYHSHFKCNTGLIRHDYPHINRWLKNLYWNYPAFKDTTNFDHIKDGYWYSQINLNPTRIVPIGPKHNVEPL
- a CDS encoding 5-methyltetrahydropteroyltriglutamate-homocysteine S-methyltransferase, with product MVKSAVLGYPRIGVNRAMKKAIEAYWAGKISAEELQTTAKNVRKQRWESIKNAGVDTIPSGEFTLYDHLLDHSFNFGVIPERYVAQKLDPLDTYFAMGRGRQDRSKGIDVVACEMGKFFDSNYHIVKVDHSPETEFKLNNNQALSEYKEAKELGITTRPVLFGPITYLSLVRKANSAPAEFQPLDLLDKLIPVYKELLSQLKEAGVEEVQLDEPILVMDKAESQAELFKKTYEALAPVAPKITVTSAYGRVGKSIEFLKDLPVFALHLDLDREPKQLEEVVAAIKPTKLHLELGVVSGRNIWKNDLKASKALAEKAIAELGADRVSVSTSSSLLHTPISVKVENKLTAEQLSWLSFAEEKCEEVAVLAQALNGTEGAIFEQNTKDIAARREFERTSDSAVRDRVAAITEEQLKRKSPFPARREAQKKHLNLPKFPTTTIGSFPQTKEIRVARAKFSKGEITQEEYEKAMENEIKAVVDFQEKCGLDLLVHGEPERNDMVQYFGEQLNGFIFTQLGWVQSYGSRYVRPPIVVSDVSRPTPMTVKWSSYAQSLTEKPMKGMLTGPVTILNWSFPRADVSKEIQSKQLALALRDEVVDLAKAGIKAIQVDEPAIREGLPLRKADWDNYLTWAVDSFRLSTSGVEDDIQVHSHFCYSDFGDIFPSIQRLDADVISIEASKADLKLLDVFKSYGYSNEIGPGVYDIHSPRVPGEQEIKDRIAAMVKVLPADLMVVNPDCGLKTRGWKETEESLANLVAAAKWARETYA
- a CDS encoding RAD57 protein, which gives rise to MSFASFPIETLDLPNNFREAALKANLTTSTILLSPIPKLTELLKCKIPFAQDLVKAVSQALAPQPVTVDVLFDDDYGQGACERGGGEEVAGRGKGKWISTGDKGLDECLGGGLRRGCLYEIAGESAAGKSHFALTLALCCQLSSLTSSPGGSLILTSERELSTDRLIQLGEPLLAVHEPPGAKGHVEGETDPRVKGLLDNILSNRVGDIDSLEHALSYVIPALLESRLKASSSSSSSLKPIRLIILDSLAALLRGGTTSSPSTRPAATSSSTLTERSKHLCIVADLLKALAARYDLAVVVINQVSDVFPRQQQQRSSLSYSSPLMVAGTPPSSAAWDQTEPFGPGMAQVQPQHHTSASGGDPPMLYASQARWFSGQSDVLNKEASLGIVWANAVNVRIMLSRTGRRRMLDQNDLRPVKRRRHEDEEGEGEQGGRGKGIEMDNVKPTLIRRMHVVFSPFCPSGTVDYAITPSGIHSLPGSYERINIVENMRKVWKSGRGGMQGEGEGEAVSGVMAGSGEEGGGGGGGGDYGELPAEYWDAVIAEETMAAEPSVMEETDVVGEADVVEECFSNEK
- a CDS encoding glutathione S-transferase Gst3, which translates into the protein MFARQLVPAVSTAHIARFAPLLPHCRTMSTENKDITSWASKDGSFKRQASSFRDFIEPGGKFAPEKGRYHLYVSLACPWAHRTLIVRKLKGLEDFLDVSVVHPHMLEGGWHFVPKDKASAKPAPASAHDNDTFPNATSDPLFGVSHLRDLYFKAQPDYSARFTVPVVWDKKENTIVNNESSEIIRFFNTAFNGELPADKAKLDLYPEDLKKEIDELNDWVYNDINNGVYKSGFASTQDAYEAAVKPLAKGLQKVEDRLSDGREFLMGDRLTEADVRLYTTIVRYDPVYYVHFKCNFGLIRHDYPNLHKWLQRLYWNNPAFKDTTDFDHIKEHYYYSHAQINPNRIVPFGPNVNIEPLK